One part of the Humulus lupulus chromosome 9, drHumLupu1.1, whole genome shotgun sequence genome encodes these proteins:
- the LOC133800332 gene encoding uncharacterized protein LOC133800332, whose product MLCSRLSEVLPFLIHSNEGAFIKNRLLAHNILIFQDLLKGYTRKNISARCIMKIDLSKAYGTVDWQFVADLLKGLCFPSRFTHWVLVCLKGTSYSLMLNGRLHGTFRGENGLRQGDPVSPLLFVLIMEYLTQLLLQTSKQKGFGFHPLCKHVNLVNLCFADDLVIFCKGNVKSMSLIQAAIDSFCATTGLSINNSKSHIYFGGLKDDCKSQLVEITQMEEGSFPLKYLGFHLRPTKWRAADCREIIEKIQRNLHSWTSINLSFAGRAQLIHSVLLGIRNLWMNIFILPQKVVAVIDKSCRDFLWGLKGNRSKPHLTSWEQVCLPKKYGGAGFFEGRKWNIALMAKYIWAISSKKDCLWVKWINSIYLKGQSFWYVPLISDTSWYFRKLLKLRNVIDSAAVSSSGLRGKFKVKTFYLSLITASEDQYASAIWHRLFVPKHRFISWQAINEHLLTRDKLGKFLDLASYLCPVCDSVTESHQHLFFYCTFT is encoded by the coding sequence ATGTTGTGTTCTCGCTTGTCTGAAGTTCTTCCATTCTTGATCCACAGTAATGAAGGGGCTTTCATCAAAAATCGTCTCCTGGCTCATAATATACTTATATTTCAGGACTTGCTCAAGGGTTATACGAGGAAAAACATCTCAGCTAGATGTATCATGAAGATCGATCTTAGTAAAGCTTACGGTACAGTTGATTGGCAGTTTGTGGCTGACTTGCTCAAGGGTCTTTGTTTCCCTTCGAGGTTCACACATTGGGTGTTGGTCTGTTTAAAGGGAACCTCTTATTCATTGATGCTCAATGGTCGGCTTCATGGCACCTTTAGAGGGGAAAATGGTCTTAGACAAGGAGATCCGGTTTCTCCTCTTTTGTTTGTTTTGATTATGGAGTATCTGACTCAGCTTTTACTTCAGACTTCAAAACAAAAAGGTTTTGGTTTCCATCCCTTATGTAAGCATGTTAATCTTGTCAATCTCTGTTTTGCAGACGATTTAGTTATTTTTTGCAAGGGAAATGTGAAATCTATGAGTCTCATACAGGCTGCTATCGATAGTTTTTGTGCCACAACTGGCCTCTCAATCAACAACTCTAAGTCTCATATATACTTTGGAGGCTTGAAAGATGATTGTAAATCTCAGCTAGTGGAGATTACTCAAATGGAAGAAGGCTCTTTTCCGCTTAAGTATCTTGGATTTCACCTTAGACCAACGAAGTGGAGAGCTGCAGACTGTAGGGAAATCATTGAAAAAATTCAGCGGAACCTCCATTCCTGGACTAGCATAAATCTTTCTTTTGCAGGCCGAGCTCAACTCATTCATTCAGTCCTCCTTGGAATTAGGAATTTATGGATGAACATCTTCATTCTTCCTCAGAAAGTTGTTGCTGTCATAGATAAAAGTTGCAGAGATTTTCTTTGGGGATTGAAAGGGAACCGAAGCAAACCTCACCTCACTTCTTGGGAGCAAGTCTGTCTTCCCAAAAAGTATGGAGGAGCTGGCTTCTTTGAGGGCAGGAAGTGGAATATTGCGTTGATGGCCAAGTATATTTGGGCTATATCGAGCAAAAAGGATTGCTTATGGGTTAAATGGATAAACTCGATCTACCTTAAAGGCCAAAGTTTCTGGTATGTTCCCTTAATTAGTGACACTAGCTGGTACTTTCGGAAATTATTGAAGCTGAGGAATGTTATAGATTCTGCTGCTGTTAGCTCTTCGGGATTAAGAGGGAAATTCAAAGTGAAAACTTTTTATCTTTCTCTTATCACAGCTAGCGAGGATCAATATGCATCTGCTATATGGCATCGCTTATTTGTCCCGAAACACAGATTTATTTCCTGGCAAGCAATCAATGAACACCTCCTTACTCGAGATAAACTGGGGAAATTTTTGGATCTGGCCTCCTATCTATGCCCGGTCTGTGATAGTGTTACTGAGTCCCACCAGCACCTTTTTTTTTACTGCACCTTCACTTAG
- the LOC133801216 gene encoding tubulin beta-8 chain-like: MREILHIQGGQCGNQIGAKFWEVVCAEHGIDSTGKYQGDSDLQLERINVYYNEASCGRFVPRAVLMDLEPGTMDSIRSGPYGQIFRPDNFVFGQSGAGNNWAKGHYTEGAELIDSVLDVVRKEAENCDCLQGFQVCHSLGGGTGSGMGTLLISKIREEYPDRMMLTFSVFPSPKVSDTVVEPYNATLSVHQLVENADECMVLDNEALYDICFRTLKLTTPSFGDLNHLISATMSGVTCCLRFPGQLNSDLRKLAVNLIPFPRLHFFMVGFAPLTSRGSQQYRALTVPELTQQMWDAKNMMCAADPRHGRYLTASAMFRGKMSTKEVDEQMINVQNKNSSYFVEWIPNNVKSTVCDIPPTGLKMASTFIGNSTSIQEMFRRVSEQFTAMFRRKAFLHWYTGEGMDEMEFTEAESNMNDLVSEYQQYQDATAEEDDYYDEEEEEPQEM, encoded by the exons ATGAGGGAAATTCTTCACATCCAGGGAGGCCAATGCGGTAACCAGATCGGAGCTAAGTTCTGGGAGGTTGTTTGCGCCGAGCACGGCATTGATTCCACCGGAAAGTACCAGGGAGACTCGGATCTTCAGCTTGAGAGGATCAATGTCTACTATAACGAAGCCAGTTGCGGTAGATTTGTTCCCAGAGCTGTTCTCATGGATCTTGAGCCTGGAACCATGGACAGTATCAGATCTGGACCTTACGGCCAGATCTTTAGACCTGACAACTTTGTTTTCGGTCAATCTGGTGCTGGAAACAACTGGGCCAAAGGTCATTACACTGAGGGTGCTGAGTTGATCGATTCCGTTCTCGATGTCGTCCGTAAAGAGGCCGAGAACTGCGATTGTTTACAAG GTTTCCAGGTCTGTCATTCGCTCGGAGGAGGAACTGGATCTGGAATGGGTACCCTTTTGATTTCGAAGATCAGAGAGGAATACCCTGACCGGATGATGCTTACGTTCTCTGTTTTCCCTTCACCGAAGGTTTCAGACACAGTTGTGGAGCCTTACAATGCTACCTTGTCTGTTCATCAGCTTGTTGAAAATGCAGACGAGTGCATGGTTCTTGACAACGAGGCTCTTTACGACATTTGCTTCCGTACCCTGAAACTAACCACTCCTAGCT TTGGTGATTTGAACCATTTGATCTCCGCAACAATGTCCGGAGTCACATGCTGTTTGAGATTCCCTGGACAGCTCAACTCCGATCTCCGAAAGCTTGCCGTCAACCTCATTCCCTTCCCTCGTCTCCACTTTTTCATGGTGGGTTTCGCTCCTCTCACCTCCCGTGGTTCACAGCAGTACAGAGCCCTGACTGTTCCCGAGCTTACTCAGCAAATGTGGGATGCAAAGAACATGATGTGCGCAGCAGATCCCCGCCATGGACGCTACCTCACAGCCTCTGCCATGTTCAGAGGCAAGATGAGCACCAAGGAGGTTGACGAGCAGATGATCAACGTCCAGAACAAGAACTCATCCTACTTTGTGGAATGGATTCCCAACAATGTCAAGTCCACGGTGTGTGACATCCCACCAACCGGCCTGAAGATGGCCTCCACATTCATTGGAAACTCGACATCAATCCAGGAGATGTTCCGTCGTGTGAGCGAGCAGTTCACAGCTATGTTCAGGAGAAAGGCTTTCTTGCATTGGTACACGGGTGAGGGCATGGACGAGATGGAATTCACTGAAGCCGAGAGCAACATGAACGATCTGGTGTCTGAGTACCAGCAGTACCAGGATGCCACAGCTGAGGAGGATGATTACTATGATGAGGAAGAGGAGGAACCCCAAGAGATGTGA
- the LOC133801218 gene encoding L-type lectin-domain containing receptor kinase VIII.2-like, whose amino-acid sequence MASLSISWHFTSLSLLILFFRASAVDSNSSFSFPQFGKDPKFSSKLSLYGDAKVVHGDNDDVAVQITGRVSSSAGRVLYKKPIKLVEEGKPQKLVSFSTYFSFALSPGTGNGLAFVMLPTSFSVKTFYNSSYGLPMGFVEKGKSKIVVVKFSTLKDAKNDDLVKLHAGIDVGSFVSTKVRNSSTIDLTLHNGNKSYAWIDYEAGSKRLEVRLSQFGDAKAKPTDPLFWYPIDLSRMWENEEALVGFSSDNKNSSQSCYVYSWRFEQRHVPQWMHSEPLDPKAIAVNSRPMNVEKSKDCRTKILSSMTLGAACGALATFAVLYLWTMFGKKRPVVPEELAVKSQPVDFEYKKVKVVVVDNTIKDGNQ is encoded by the coding sequence ATGGCTTCATTATCCATTTCTTGGCATTTTACTTCTTTGTCACTCCTCATTCTCTTCTTTAGAGCCTCAGCTGTTGACTCAAATTCTTCATTTTCTTTCCCACAGTTTGGTAAAGATCCTAAATTTTCCTCCAAATTATCTCTCTATGGTGATGCAAAGGTCGTTCACGGTGATAATGATGATGTTGCTGTTCAAATCACTGGTAGAGTGAGTTCAAGTGCTGGCCGAGTCCTTTACAAGAAACCCATCAAGCTTGTTGAAGAAGGTAAGCCTCAGAAATTGGTGTCCTTTTCGACTTACTTCTCTTTTGCACTTTCCCCTGGAACTGGGAATGGTTTGGCCTTTGTTATGCTTCCAACTAGTTTTAGTGTGAAAACTTTCTATAATAGCTCATATGGGCTTCCAATGGGATTTGTTGAAAAGGGTAAATCTAAGATTGTTGTTGTCAAGTTTAGTACCTTAAAGGATGCTAAGAATGATGATTTGGTGAAACTTCATGCTGGAATTGATGTGGGTAGTTTTGTGTCAACAAAAgtaagaaattcttcaaccattGATTTGACCCTACACAATGGGAACAAGTCTTATGCGTGGATTGACTATGAAGCTGGTTCCAAAAGATTAGAAGTTAGATTGAGTCAATTTGGTGATGCTAAAGCTAAACCAACAGACCCTTTGTTCTGGTACCCAATTGACTTGTCAAGAATGTGGGAGAATGAGGAAGCTTTGGTGGGTTTCAGCTCTGATAATAAGAACTCATCTCAATCATGTTATGTCTATTCTTGGAGATTTGAACAAAGACATGTTCCCCAATGGATGCATTCTGAACCATTGGATCCCAAGGCCATAGCTGTGAATTCTAGGCCTATGAATGTTGAGAAGAGCAAAGATTGCAGAACTAAAATTCTTTCATCCATGACTTTGGGGGCTGCTTGTGGAGCATTAGCAACCTTCGCAGTATTGTATTTGTGGACCATGTTTGGGAAGAAACGTCCTGTGGTGCCAGAAGAGTTGGCTGTGAAGTCACAGCCTGTGGATTTCGAGTACAAGAAAGTCAAAGTagtagttgtagataacaccaTCAAAGATGGTAACCAGTAG